The genomic DNA CTAGCTCTAACGCTTGCGATACCCATCGCTCGCCCTCCGCCGCGTCGCCGGTTTCGGTCAACGCTTCGGCGACCGCATACGACAGCCAGGCGTCGTTTTTAAAGTCGCTTGCATCGCGCTGGAGCAGCTTCAGCACAATCGTCCACATCTGGTGATCCAACGCCCATTCGACGGCGTTGCGGAGCGGTTGTTTGCGGGCTTCGACAAGTTCCAGACTCTCGGTCGCCAGCGCGAGCGATTCGGCTTGCAGCCCATGTTCCATCGCGCGAACGGCGCAGATGCGGTAGAGTTTAAGAACGGCCAGGTCGTCGCTCGAGCGTGTCGTCTGGCTGGCGACTCGGCTCCGTTCGCTCTCGATCAACGCTCGCCACGCGGAGACATTAAATTCGTCGTTGGCTAGATCGCGAGCGTACAGCGTCAACCACTTCGACGCTTCCCGCGAATTCGCGCCCAACGATTCGGCGATCACCGCGCTGTTGCGGCGACGAAGCTCGATCGAATCGGATGTCGGTTGCTGCATGATCAGCAACGCCGCAGCACGACTCAGCCGCAGCTTGGTCTCGAAGCGGACCAATCGGCAGAGCGCGGCAAGCCCTTCGCGTTGAGGCAGCCCCGCCAAGCGATCCATCCGACTCTTGCGTTCGACTTCCGTCTGGGCGCCGTATTCGGAAAGGATCTGGCGGACGTCGGTCGAATCGTCTTCGGTCGACCAACTGACTTGCAAGCTTTCGACGAGATAACGAGCCGCCATCGCGATCTCGCTGTCGTCGTTTAATTGAGCAGCGTGCAACGCGTCGAAGGCCATCAGTCCCATTCGCTGCAGTTCGCCGCGAGCGCGGATCCGTTTGGCGTAGCTTGGATCGCCCAGTTGTTCGATCAGCCGATCGACTTGCGCACGAAGTTCGACGTCGCTTGGTGGAGCGAGCGGAGCGTCGGCAGCGGCCAGCGGCGAACAGCTAAGCCAGACCGACAGCATCGCGATTGCGAGCCCAGCAGTCGTCGTTCGGGCGGAGAGGATTGGCGTTGGCATTGAAAGGACCATCTTTGGACGCATCGTGGGCAAAAGCAGAGTTTACAGTTTAACCGGATTGGCGGCGGAATAGCAAAACCGTCAGGTCGTCCGGTTTGCTGGGCCGGCCTTCGCCGGGGTTCCACATCCGCTGGGTCGCCAGTTCGGTGAGTTCGTTGGCACAGTCGCAGATTTTTCCTTTGCGGATCCGCCGAATCGCCTCTTGAGTCGTGACGTTGTCGGTAAGTCCGTCGCTGGCCAGCATCACGGTATCGCGAGCTGCCAGGCGGATCGCCGATCCGATCTCGATCCGCATCGATGGCGAACCGACGGCGTTCAGGATCACGTGCCGCTCGGCATGGTCCATCGCTTCGCTGGAATCGAGCAGTCCGGCGGCGAGCCCAAAACCGACGGGCGAGTGGGATGTCGTTTCGAGTTTGATCTTGCCTCGCGAGCCGACGACCAACACGACCGAATCGCCCGCGTGGTAGGGACGGACTTCGTTTTGCGAGATTTCGACGACGGCGAGCGTCGTCCCCGAACCGGTTCCCATCGCCTGGACCGCGTCGTTGGCGCGTTCGAATCCGTTGATGATTCCGATTCGCAGCATCTGTTTTTGCTGCAACGCTTCGTTGACCGCTCGGATCATTTCGCGAACCGCCGTCAGCGAAGCGACTTCGCCTGCGGAATGTCCTCCCATCCCATCGGCGACGATCAGCACGCAGGAGTTTTCATCGCAGGGGACGATTGCGGCGACGTCTTCGTTGGGAGTTTCCTTGCAGGGGCTGCGCGACGAAAAGACCGCCGACTCGCCGCCGCCAATGGCATGCGCGACCGACGCGGTCATCCGCCGGTTGCAGTAGATCACCGCGGGGCCTGGATTGCCTGAATTGAGCTCCAACTGAACGTCCTTTTCCGATCGGGTTTAGATGTCCGTGGCGCACCAAGGGCAACAGCTCCAGAATTCGCGACTCACGCCCCAACCACACGATCGGCATTTGTCCTTCGATCCGGTCAAGTTCCACGTCCGCTGGACCCGAGTGTC from Rosistilla oblonga includes the following:
- a CDS encoding tetratricopeptide repeat protein codes for the protein MPTPILSARTTTAGLAIAMLSVWLSCSPLAAADAPLAPPSDVELRAQVDRLIEQLGDPSYAKRIRARGELQRMGLMAFDALHAAQLNDDSEIAMAARYLVESLQVSWSTEDDSTDVRQILSEYGAQTEVERKSRMDRLAGLPQREGLAALCRLVRFETKLRLSRAAALLIMQQPTSDSIELRRRNSAVIAESLGANSREASKWLTLYARDLANDEFNVSAWRALIESERSRVASQTTRSSDDLAVLKLYRICAVRAMEHGLQAESLALATESLELVEARKQPLRNAVEWALDHQMWTIVLKLLQRDASDFKNDAWLSYAVAEALTETGDAAEGERWVSQALELAPLAPLNEDGSSPMTADARQQATQRHMLVAMELVSRGRFDWAKREYQYVIDRSPIDTSSSADSRWKLAMILSEFEDYQPAAELLEPSVQRMMMDRDFRRIVQRELIYSFEDFESRMHYNAALGHQQAGENEQAAASLKSALAAAPLDGDILIAMYRFPGDEKWKQETQRAIREALTEFERMIREGERQAAGLNQQQLNRGISHYCNQYAWLAANTNGDLKRALAYSRRSLELMPKRASLTDTLSHCYYALGDYDAAVRTQREAVALEPHSPPIRRQLDFFIEKQQEHREKQNAAVRKD
- a CDS encoding PP2C family protein-serine/threonine phosphatase yields the protein MELNSGNPGPAVIYCNRRMTASVAHAIGGGESAVFSSRSPCKETPNEDVAAIVPCDENSCVLIVADGMGGHSAGEVASLTAVREMIRAVNEALQQKQMLRIGIINGFERANDAVQAMGTGSGTTLAVVEISQNEVRPYHAGDSVVLVVGSRGKIKLETTSHSPVGFGLAAGLLDSSEAMDHAERHVILNAVGSPSMRIEIGSAIRLAARDTVMLASDGLTDNVTTQEAIRRIRKGKICDCANELTELATQRMWNPGEGRPSKPDDLTVLLFRRQSG